A genomic region of Notamacropus eugenii isolate mMacEug1 chromosome 3, mMacEug1.pri_v2, whole genome shotgun sequence contains the following coding sequences:
- the LOC140531462 gene encoding olfactory receptor 6C74-like, producing MRNYTTVTTFILLGLTDNPDLQIAVFLFLFLTYILSIGGNLSIILLTLLDSHLKTPMYCFLRNFSFLEISLTSVCIPRFLISIVTMNKRISYNACVSQLFFVVLLGSSEFYLLVVKSYDRYVVICKSLHYANIIKSRVYTKLILGSWLAGLLTILPGLTMGLQLDFCDANVIDHFSCDYSPVLQLSCTNTEFIELWSFFLALLTLLVTLTLVLLSYANIFRTILRIPSREQKRKAFSTCSSHIIVVSISYGSCIFMCIRPSAKERVVFNKAVAILTTSVAPFLNPFIYSLRNKQVKKIFKSVTRKMFFLVK from the coding sequence ATGAGGAACTATACAACAGTGACTACTTTCATTCTTCTGGGCCTGACTGATAATCCAGACTTACAGATTgcagtttttctctttctcttcctaacATACATACTAAGCATTGGAGGAAACCTCAGCATCATCCTTCTAACCCTTCTGGATTCCCACCTCAAAACACCCATGTACTGCTTCCTTCGCAATTTCTCCTTTTTAGAAATATCCTTGACATCAGTATGTATTCCCAGATTCCTGATCAGCATTGTGACCATGAACAAAAGAATTTCCTATAATGCTTGTGTGAGCCAGTTGTTTTTTGTCGTACTCTTGGGGTCATCAGAGTTTTACCTTTTAGTTGTCAAGTCTTATGATCGCTATGTGGTCATCTGCAAGTCCCTGCATTACGCGAATATCATAAAAAGCCGAGTATACACCAAACTCATCCTTGGCTCTTGGCTTGCTGGCTTACTGACAATCTTGCCAGGTCTTACCATGGGCCTCCAATTGGATTTCTGTGATGCCAATGTCATTGATCACTTTTCCTGTGACTATTCTCCTGTTCTTCAGCTCTCCTGCACTAACACTGAGTTCATTGAGCTGTGGAGTTTTTTCTTAGCCTTACTGACACTCCTTGTCACTTTGACTCTAGTACTTCTCTCCTATGCAAACATCTTTAGGACAATTCTGAGAATCCCTTccagagagcaaaagagaaaggCCTTTTCAACATGTTCCTCTCACATTATTGTTGTCTCCATCTCTTATGGCAGTTGTATCTTCATGTGTATTAGGCCCTCAGCCAAGGAAAGAGTAGTCTTTAACAAAGCGGTAGCCATCCTCACCACTTCAGTGGCCCCCTTTCTAAATCCTTTCATCTATAGTCTAAGGAACAAACAAGTAAAAAAGATCTTTAAGTCTGTAaccagaaaaatgtttttcttagttaaatga